Genomic segment of Candidatus Cloacimonadota bacterium:
TCAATATCAAAAAAAACGACTTGTGTAGCTTCACACTGGAGAAGCCAACCTCGAATTCCGTCAATCGGAATATCAATTTCTGGTAAATTTTGAATCATTTGAGGATATGGTAGATTATCAAATTCTTTCATGACACCTCTCTTAAAATAATCCCTTCACAAATCCCCCATCTATCTGTATTGCCACTCCTGTAATATACCCAGCTTGTTCTGATGCAAGATACGTAACTGCGCTTGCAAATTCCTCAGGTTTTCCGATCCTGCCCATGGGAATTGTACTTTCAATTTTAGTATAGAAATCTTTCGTTGTTCCCTTTCCGCTCTCTTCAAAGGCTCTTGCTAGATTTTCAACTCGCTGCGTTTTTGTGTAACCGGGACATACGGCATTGACGGTTATCCCATACTTCGCGACTTGATTTGAAAGTGATTTTGTGAACCCGATCACACCCGTCCGTGAGGTATTAGAAAGTATAAGATTATCGATGGGTTGTTTCACTGAGACCGACGTGATTGCAATGATCCTGCCCCAACGATTTTTTTTCATGAATGGGATCACTTCATAACAAAGGGTTATCGTACTCATAAGATTTAGTTCGACCGCATTTCGGTAATCATTTGGTGTAAAATCCTCAAACATACCTGCAGGAGGACCGCCTGCATTACACACAAGGATATCTATTGTGCCGAATTCATCGACAATCTCTTTTACAGCTCGGGAGATTTGATCTTTAACGGTCACATCGAGCTGGATTGCTTTCACTTCTGTATCTGTTTGGTATTCGATATCTGCTTTTGCTTTGATCAGGTCATCCTCATTACGTGCACAGATGACGACGTTAACACCTTCTTGTGCAAGCTGCAGGGCCACAGCTTTTCCAAGTCCTTTACTGGAAGAAGCAACAAGCGCAACTTTATCCTTAATACCTAAATTCATCCTACATTTGATCCCTTATACATGCAGATAGTCTCTTCACTGCTTCCGCAAGTTGTGCTTCCGTCGCATACGAAAAATTTATTCGCATATGATTTTGGCTTGGATTCTCGCCGTAAAATACTTCACCTGGAACAAATGCAACTTTGAATTTTATAGCTTCATAGAAAAGTGCTTTGGTATCGATATGCTCCGGAACCGTTACCCATAAGAACAGACCACCTTCTGGTTTTGTCCACGAGACGCCCATTTCTTCCGGAAAACATTCTTCCATAGTATTCAGGAAAACCTGTAATTTTTTTCGATAATAATTTTTACATTTTTCGATATGATCATGAAAATTCATCTCTGTTAAAAATGCGGTACAGAGATCCTGGTTATACTTCGGTGTATTGAGGACATTACCTTCTTTAATATTTGTCATCTTGGAGATCACTTCTTCTGAACCGATATTGAATCCGACACGAATGCCGGGGCAGAAGAGTTTGGAAAAAGTGTAAAGACCGATCACATTATTCCCACCACGTTTCTGATCTAATTCAAAAAGCGATGGAATCGGTTCTCCAAAATAGCGCAAATCCCGGTACGGACTATCCTCAATAATCGGAATTTCATATTCATAACTGAGGTCGATTAATGCTTTTCGCTTGGGATAGCTCATTGTAATACCAGATGGATTCTGGAAATCCGGTACGACATAGATGAATTTTGGCTTTTTATTTTCTTTTACCAGTTCTTCAAGTTTCCTGCGATACTCCGAAACATTCGGTCCATCCTCTTCAATATCGATACCAACAAAAACAGGATCTTCAAGCTGGAATGCAACAATTGCTCCCGCAAAAGTGGGTCTATCCATCATAACGATA
This window contains:
- a CDS encoding SDR family oxidoreductase, which translates into the protein MNLGIKDKVALVASSSKGLGKAVALQLAQEGVNVVICARNEDDLIKAKADIEYQTDTEVKAIQLDVTVKDQISRAVKEIVDEFGTIDILVCNAGGPPAGMFEDFTPNDYRNAVELNLMSTITLCYEVIPFMKKNRWGRIIAITSVSVKQPIDNLILSNTSRTGVIGFTKSLSNQVAKYGITVNAVCPGYTKTQRVENLARAFEESGKGTTKDFYTKIESTIPMGRIGKPEEFASAVTYLASEQAGYITGVAIQIDGGFVKGLF
- a CDS encoding PLP-dependent aminotransferase family protein; this translates as MIHNWNEMFSDNIRNYGGYSIGKLFALLTDPEIISLAGGLPSPDIFLKDETRIVSRNRLESEIETIMQYTPIKGEKALIDAIIEFMKRENIELAAENVLVTSSGQHGLDITGRLFLNPGDIVMMDRPTFAGAIVAFQLEDPVFVGIDIEEDGPNVSEYRRKLEELVKENKKPKFIYVVPDFQNPSGITMSYPKRKALIDLSYEYEIPIIEDSPYRDLRYFGEPIPSLFELDQKRGGNNVIGLYTFSKLFCPGIRVGFNIGSEEVISKMTNIKEGNVLNTPKYNQDLCTAFLTEMNFHDHIEKCKNYYRKKLQVFLNTMEECFPEEMGVSWTKPEGGLFLWVTVPEHIDTKALFYEAIKFKVAFVPGEVFYGENPSQNHMRINFSYATEAQLAEAVKRLSACIRDQM